In Stieleria varia, one genomic interval encodes:
- a CDS encoding PQQ-binding-like beta-propeller repeat protein gives MPSIERFAVLLSLAALLATSAFADDNWPTFRGAQRTGVSTDTGLLNSWPKGGPELIWTATGAGRGYSSVAIDDGKLYTIGDAPSTASDDDEYLVCFDVKSGQQLWKSKTGAPWTSGQESWQSSRSTPTVDGDHVYVLTAHGDLIKFTTSGDEVWRKNLKDDFAGKKADGWGYSESVLIDGDKLVCTPGGETNTMVALNKNTGETIWSTSRPEDRGAGHASIVISNVGGTRVYVQTTGSGAMGVRADDGKLLWTYDIKKTTAVIPTPIVKDDLVFFSAGYGTGGTLVKQVPTSDGVDAQEIYPTTPDLGNKHGGIVLVGNYLYGDSDDRGIPFCADLMTGEIKWKSRGAGKKSASVTAADGNVYVRFSNGVVALVKASPEGYEELGSFTTPGSGDRPSWSHPVIFDGKLFLREGDQVLCYNLKG, from the coding sequence ATGCCATCCATTGAACGCTTTGCCGTTTTGCTAAGCCTCGCCGCTCTTCTTGCCACGTCAGCTTTCGCCGATGACAACTGGCCCACCTTTCGCGGTGCGCAACGCACCGGAGTTTCAACCGATACCGGGCTGCTGAACAGCTGGCCCAAGGGCGGCCCGGAACTGATCTGGACGGCGACGGGTGCCGGCCGTGGTTACTCCAGCGTCGCAATCGACGATGGAAAACTTTACACAATCGGTGACGCTCCATCGACCGCCAGCGATGACGATGAATACCTTGTTTGCTTTGACGTCAAATCCGGTCAGCAGCTTTGGAAGAGCAAGACCGGTGCACCTTGGACCAGCGGCCAAGAATCTTGGCAAAGCTCTCGTAGCACGCCAACCGTCGACGGCGACCATGTCTATGTGCTGACCGCCCACGGTGATCTGATCAAGTTCACGACCTCGGGTGATGAAGTCTGGCGAAAGAACTTGAAGGACGACTTCGCTGGCAAGAAAGCAGACGGATGGGGGTACAGTGAATCGGTTCTGATCGATGGTGACAAACTGGTTTGTACTCCAGGCGGCGAAACCAACACGATGGTTGCACTGAACAAGAATACCGGTGAAACGATCTGGTCAACTTCGCGCCCGGAGGATCGAGGTGCCGGACACGCATCGATCGTCATCTCCAACGTCGGCGGCACTCGCGTCTATGTCCAGACCACCGGCTCGGGAGCGATGGGTGTGCGAGCTGATGACGGCAAGCTGCTCTGGACTTACGACATCAAGAAAACAACCGCTGTGATCCCGACACCGATTGTGAAGGACGACTTGGTGTTCTTCTCCGCAGGCTATGGCACCGGCGGTACGCTCGTCAAACAAGTGCCCACGTCCGATGGCGTTGATGCCCAAGAAATTTATCCCACGACTCCCGATCTGGGAAACAAGCACGGCGGAATCGTCTTGGTCGGCAACTATCTTTACGGCGACTCCGACGATCGCGGCATCCCCTTCTGTGCCGACCTGATGACCGGCGAAATCAAATGGAAATCTCGTGGCGCGGGAAAGAAATCCGCCAGCGTGACCGCCGCCGATGGCAACGTCTACGTTCGCTTCAGCAACGGCGTCGTGGCGCTCGTCAAAGCGTCTCCAGAGGGCTACGAAGAACTTGGCAGCTTCACCACACCGGGCAGCGGCGACCGGCCCAGTTGGTCACACCCCGTAATCTTTGACGGAAAACTGTTCCTTCGCGAAGGCGACCAGGTGCTCTGCTACAACCTCAAAGGTTAG
- a CDS encoding TspO/MBR family protein, whose amino-acid sequence MTGGVRWVGLAVFLVVCLGAGGLGAVATTSEIKGWYQTIEKPTWNPPDYVFGPVWTTLYVMMAIAAWIVWLPNGLKDSKTPLGLFVLQLALNIAWSWIFFGLHQPGWAFAEILILWLAIVATTTAFLKRSTIAGSLMIPYLAWVSFASVLNFTIWRLNAG is encoded by the coding sequence ATGACGGGGGGTGTTCGTTGGGTTGGGCTGGCGGTGTTTCTGGTGGTCTGTCTCGGCGCAGGTGGGCTCGGTGCCGTGGCGACCACGTCGGAGATCAAGGGCTGGTATCAGACGATCGAGAAGCCGACTTGGAATCCGCCCGACTATGTGTTCGGTCCGGTCTGGACGACCCTTTATGTGATGATGGCGATCGCGGCGTGGATCGTTTGGTTGCCCAATGGGCTCAAGGACTCGAAAACACCTCTCGGACTGTTCGTCCTGCAGTTGGCATTAAATATCGCCTGGTCATGGATCTTCTTTGGATTGCACCAACCTGGTTGGGCGTTCGCTGAGATACTGATCCTTTGGCTGGCGATTGTTGCGACGACGACTGCGTTTCTGAAACGGTCAACAATCGCTGGCTCGTTGATGATTCCGTATCTCGCCTGGGTCAGCTTCGCCAGCGTGCTGAACTTCACGATCTGGCGGCTCAATGCCGGATAG
- a CDS encoding AAA family ATPase: MNPFSYGGIVGNGAFCNRSQELGELTETMQSAGRCFVYAERRMGKTSLILRALGKLPKKQFVSVYVDLWPTDGSAAFAEATAKAISSAAETTTRRLLEVGKSLFGRLRPSVSLDDSGQPKIDFGIEGRAVSKTDLIEVLDAPQKLAKKTGKTVVMVFDEFQQITDYEDDLTERQIRSSIQHHKNVAYIFLGSRKHLLQSMFLDESRPLYRSAMHYPIGPIDTKHWQPFILKRFQDAKKRIDRSVIDELCARTGGHPFYTQHLCHVLWSMTDAGEEVNGDHLGIAIAELLRRESHAYVNLWESLTKNEQRFLRGLAQSEVPPKPFSSDFTRRFGLRTASNSQRAAESLESSDLIEREESSFVITDRFFRLWIRQLFS, translated from the coding sequence ATGAATCCTTTTTCGTATGGCGGTATCGTTGGAAATGGTGCATTCTGCAATCGATCCCAGGAGCTGGGCGAGCTCACGGAGACGATGCAGTCGGCAGGTCGCTGTTTCGTCTATGCCGAACGCAGGATGGGCAAAACGTCACTGATACTTCGTGCTTTAGGTAAGTTGCCCAAGAAGCAGTTTGTATCGGTGTATGTGGATTTGTGGCCGACAGACGGATCGGCGGCGTTTGCGGAGGCCACCGCAAAGGCAATTTCTTCGGCCGCAGAAACGACAACAAGGCGACTTCTCGAGGTCGGTAAATCACTTTTCGGTCGATTGCGGCCCAGTGTTTCTTTGGATGATTCGGGGCAGCCAAAGATCGATTTCGGAATTGAGGGTCGCGCCGTCTCGAAGACGGATCTGATTGAGGTCTTGGACGCACCGCAAAAGCTTGCGAAAAAAACGGGGAAGACCGTCGTCATGGTGTTTGACGAGTTTCAGCAGATCACGGACTACGAAGATGATTTGACCGAGCGGCAAATTCGCAGCAGCATTCAGCACCACAAGAATGTTGCCTACATCTTTCTGGGGAGCCGCAAGCATCTTTTGCAGTCGATGTTTCTCGATGAGTCTCGTCCCCTCTACCGATCGGCGATGCATTATCCGATCGGTCCGATCGATACGAAACATTGGCAGCCGTTTATCTTGAAGCGTTTTCAAGACGCGAAAAAGCGGATTGACCGATCGGTGATCGACGAGCTGTGTGCGCGGACGGGAGGTCATCCGTTTTATACACAGCATTTGTGCCACGTTCTTTGGTCGATGACGGATGCGGGGGAGGAAGTCAATGGCGATCATCTTGGCATTGCCATCGCTGAATTGCTGCGCCGAGAAAGCCATGCCTACGTGAATCTGTGGGAGTCGCTGACCAAGAACGAACAGCGATTCCTTCGAGGGCTTGCTCAAAGCGAGGTTCCGCCCAAGCCTTTTTCATCCGATTTCACTCGCCGATTCGGGTTGCGAACTGCCTCAAACTCGCAACGTGCGGCGGAGTCTCTCGAATCAAGCGATCTGATTGAACGAGAGGAATCTTCGTTTGTCATTACGGATCGCTTCTTTCGGCTTTGGATTCGGCAGCTGTTTTCTTAG
- a CDS encoding GNAT family N-acetyltransferase, with product MLAVHLDAFGNDEGPVIVSLLEEMLDDQTAEPIHSFVSKSEKEIVGHVLFTSVTIKPAGESNDGATAHILATLAVTRELQGNGIGTQLVKEALLQLAAAGVQLVFVLGYPKYYSRFGFFPAGVRGFQAPYPIPEKNVDAWMVLQLQTHAVDSFEGTIQCCKALDHEKYWVE from the coding sequence ATCCTCGCAGTACATCTCGATGCCTTCGGCAACGATGAAGGCCCCGTGATCGTGAGCTTGCTCGAGGAGATGCTCGACGATCAGACAGCAGAACCGATCCATTCATTCGTTTCCAAGTCCGAAAAGGAGATTGTCGGTCACGTGCTCTTCACATCGGTCACGATCAAGCCGGCCGGCGAATCGAATGATGGAGCGACTGCCCACATCCTTGCAACCTTGGCTGTGACCCGCGAGCTGCAAGGTAACGGTATCGGGACGCAACTTGTCAAAGAGGCATTGCTACAACTTGCCGCGGCCGGCGTCCAACTCGTCTTCGTACTCGGCTATCCGAAGTACTACTCTCGCTTTGGTTTTTTCCCCGCCGGCGTGCGCGGGTTCCAAGCTCCGTATCCTATTCCCGAGAAGAACGTAGACGCTTGGATGGTTCTCCAATTGCAAACACATGCGGTCGATTCATTCGAAGGCACGATTCAATGCTGCAAAGCACTAGACCATGAAAAGTACTGGGTCGAGTAA
- a CDS encoding GNAT family N-acetyltransferase: MDDSASLQLRPFRSGDAEACLDLFRDCVHRVNSRDCTDDQIEAWASPTIELESWRARFDDRFAYVVIENESVVGFTDMTRDGHLDRLFVSDDHQGRGIARRLVERLLSDAAEESIQEITTDASITAKPFFLRMGFSVVREQSVECRGAWLTNYRMRRATHVEAS; encoded by the coding sequence ATGGACGATTCTGCGTCATTACAACTGAGACCGTTTCGCTCCGGCGATGCAGAGGCATGCCTGGATCTGTTCCGCGATTGCGTTCATCGCGTTAACTCGCGCGACTGCACCGATGACCAGATCGAAGCGTGGGCTTCGCCGACGATCGAGCTGGAATCTTGGCGAGCCAGGTTCGATGACCGCTTTGCTTACGTTGTGATTGAAAATGAAAGTGTCGTTGGCTTCACCGACATGACTCGCGACGGACATCTTGATCGGTTATTCGTATCCGACGACCATCAGGGGCGCGGCATTGCTCGTCGACTTGTCGAGAGGCTATTGAGCGATGCCGCAGAGGAATCGATTCAAGAAATAACGACCGACGCCAGCATCACAGCGAAGCCATTTTTCCTGCGGATGGGATTCAGCGTCGTGCGTGAGCAATCGGTTGAATGCCGCGGAGCGTGGTTGACGAACTATCGAATGCGGCGAGCAACACATGTGGAAGCTAGTTGA
- a CDS encoding thiol-disulfide oxidoreductase DCC family protein, translating to MSSDVGNDWQVEVFYDGECPLCLREIKLLRRLDRKHRIQFTDIANPSFISASYGMTKKEFMDEIQGRLPGGEWITGVEVFRRLYAAIGLKPLVALTRLPGISHGIEIGYRVFAKNRLRLTGRCEDGTCQVN from the coding sequence ATGAGCAGCGACGTTGGCAACGATTGGCAGGTTGAAGTCTTCTACGATGGCGAATGTCCGCTCTGCCTTCGCGAGATCAAGCTGCTCCGTCGACTTGATCGAAAACATCGGATTCAGTTCACCGACATTGCCAACCCTTCGTTCATCTCTGCAAGCTACGGGATGACCAAAAAAGAGTTCATGGATGAGATCCAAGGTCGGTTACCGGGCGGCGAGTGGATCACGGGCGTCGAAGTGTTCCGCCGCCTCTACGCCGCCATCGGTCTAAAGCCTCTTGTCGCACTTACTCGACTTCCCGGCATTTCGCATGGAATCGAGATCGGCTATCGCGTCTTTGCCAAGAACCGATTGCGATTGACGGGGCGATGCGAAGATGGCACTTGTCAAGTCAACTAG